One genomic region from Flagellimonas oceani encodes:
- a CDS encoding Dps family protein — translation MNINIGISENNRQAVANELLKILADEYVLYTKTRNAHWNIAGPDFYDKHKFFEDQFEELNEIIDRVAERIRSLGQGVRGSLGYFLSITQLAESDNEKTDSEYFIQELLVNHERIIQTLRTDIKIFESDFGDIGSSDFITGLLQDHEKMAWLLRSHMK, via the coding sequence ATGAATATAAATATTGGAATATCAGAAAATAATCGACAAGCTGTTGCGAACGAATTATTGAAAATCCTGGCAGATGAGTATGTACTGTATACCAAGACAAGGAATGCACATTGGAACATAGCGGGACCCGACTTTTACGACAAACACAAATTCTTTGAAGATCAATTTGAAGAATTGAATGAAATCATTGATCGTGTAGCGGAACGTATTCGTTCATTGGGGCAAGGAGTACGGGGTAGTTTGGGATACTTTTTAAGTATCACCCAATTGGCCGAATCCGATAACGAAAAAACGGATAGTGAGTATTTTATACAGGAACTGTTGGTAAATCATGAGCGCATTATTCAGACCTTAAGAACAGATATCAAAATATTTGAAAGCGATTTTGGAGATATCGGTTCAAGTGACTTTATAACCGGGCTACTTCAGGACCATGAAAAGATGGCTTGGCTTTTACGTTCTCATATGAAATAA
- a CDS encoding Crp/Fnr family transcriptional regulator: MEKLRKHIEEITAITDEDFEAVKPFFTIRKVLKHQYLIQQGDEAKYEYLILSGIFRVFYLDEDGKEHIVQFATENWWMSDYIAYFNQKKANMYVLCMEPGEVLSLTLEGREKLATILPQMEHFFRVKLTNGYMALQARIVSLLSSNPQQRYEEFAELYPDLIQKIPKKYIAEYLGVSRETLSRLYTAP; this comes from the coding sequence ATGGAAAAACTCCGAAAACATATTGAAGAAATAACAGCTATAACCGATGAGGATTTTGAAGCGGTAAAACCCTTTTTTACGATCCGTAAAGTATTAAAGCACCAATACTTGATCCAGCAAGGGGACGAAGCAAAATATGAATATTTAATACTATCGGGGATTTTCAGGGTATTTTATCTTGATGAAGACGGCAAGGAGCATATCGTACAGTTCGCCACGGAAAATTGGTGGATGTCCGATTACATTGCGTATTTCAACCAGAAAAAAGCAAACATGTACGTCTTGTGCATGGAACCTGGGGAGGTCCTGAGCCTGACCTTGGAAGGTCGGGAAAAGCTTGCCACCATCCTACCCCAAATGGAGCATTTTTTCAGGGTCAAACTGACCAATGGATATATGGCACTCCAAGCAAGGATCGTATCACTGCTTTCCAGCAATCCCCAACAGCGCTATGAGGAATTCGCCGAACTCTATCCCGACCTGATACAGAAGATACCCAAAAAATATATTGCCGAATACCTAGGGGTAAGCAGGGAAACCTTGAGCCGCCTATATACCGCTCCCTGA
- a CDS encoding type 1 glutamine amidotransferase domain-containing protein, producing the protein MKKKVLIIVSNANIIGPNNRKTGIFLPEVAHPYAEFTKAGYQIDYASLTGATPYLDALNLASDPDNLEFLTGKGWEDMQKAVKLADVDVSEYDAIFVPGGLAPMVDMPEHKLLKQVIKETYERNAVVGAVCHGPVSLLNVKLSNGEYLVKGKNMTSFTDEEEEAYAVADVPFLLETALTEQGAKFHAAAPWSAHSIADGNLVTGQNPASAKGVAEKMITVLEPAKK; encoded by the coding sequence ATGAAAAAGAAAGTTTTAATTATTGTATCAAACGCCAATATCATTGGCCCAAACAACAGAAAAACAGGAATCTTTCTTCCTGAGGTAGCGCATCCCTATGCGGAATTCACAAAAGCCGGGTACCAAATTGATTATGCAAGTCTTACAGGGGCCACCCCATATTTGGATGCCCTTAACTTGGCCAGCGACCCGGACAATTTGGAATTTCTTACGGGAAAAGGCTGGGAAGACATGCAAAAGGCCGTAAAACTGGCGGATGTCGATGTCAGTGAGTACGATGCCATTTTTGTACCTGGTGGATTGGCCCCGATGGTCGATATGCCGGAACACAAATTATTGAAGCAGGTGATCAAGGAAACCTATGAACGCAATGCGGTGGTAGGTGCCGTATGTCACGGTCCCGTATCCCTGTTAAATGTAAAACTCAGTAATGGAGAGTATTTGGTAAAAGGTAAAAATATGACTTCGTTTACCGATGAGGAAGAAGAAGCCTATGCCGTTGCAGATGTTCCATTTTTATTGGAGACAGCATTGACCGAACAAGGTGCCAAATTCCATGCGGCAGCCCCATGGAGTGCCCATAGTATTGCAGATGGAAATTTGGTAACCGGGCAGAACCCTGCTTCGGCCAAGGGTGTTGCTGAAAAAATGATCACCGTTCTAGAGCCGGCTAAAAAGTAA
- a CDS encoding porin family protein: MKKHFLTIAALLAAITTYSQTKPIEFGLRGGLNFSSVINEDESIESPKGRANFYGGFLMEAHLNDWFSLQPELFYSAQGFDLDGDLNNFDAEFQVDYLQLPVLAKVYIIKGLSIQAGPQFGLKINEEADFDLFEEGGDIGTDAFNDFDLQLTGGAAYTFGFGFFVEARATLGLTEVIDDSEAHNIVFAAGIGYLF, from the coding sequence ATGAAGAAACACTTTTTAACAATTGCCGCATTGCTTGCGGCCATTACAACGTATTCCCAGACCAAACCCATTGAATTTGGGTTACGGGGCGGTCTAAACTTTTCCTCTGTCATAAACGAGGACGAAAGTATTGAAAGCCCTAAGGGACGGGCCAATTTTTATGGAGGCTTTCTTATGGAGGCGCATCTGAACGATTGGTTCTCCTTGCAACCGGAATTGTTCTATTCGGCACAAGGGTTTGATCTGGACGGTGACCTGAACAATTTCGACGCCGAATTCCAGGTCGATTACCTACAGCTTCCCGTTTTGGCCAAGGTATACATCATCAAGGGCCTAAGTATCCAGGCCGGTCCTCAGTTCGGCCTAAAAATCAATGAGGAAGCTGATTTTGACCTATTTGAGGAAGGTGGTGACATAGGGACAGATGCCTTCAACGATTTTGACCTTCAGCTTACCGGTGGTGCCGCCTACACGTTTGGGTTCGGTTTTTTTGTGGAGGCGCGTGCCACCCTCGGCCTTACTGAGGTCATCGATGATTCGGAAGCTCACAATATAGTGTTCGCTGCAGGAATAGGGTATTTATTTTAA
- a CDS encoding GlcG/HbpS family heme-binding protein — protein sequence MNITEAQAEKVLKAAISKAKAIKVPMNIAIMDEGANLKLFYRMDGALLGSADIAIKKAKTSRLFEMNSEKLGELSQPGESLFNVEHSNGGLISFAGGLVLKNKNDTIIGSIGVSGGTVAKDFEVANAGSQALLNNKYNL from the coding sequence ATGAATATTACGGAAGCCCAAGCGGAAAAAGTCTTGAAAGCAGCCATATCCAAAGCGAAAGCGATCAAGGTTCCCATGAACATTGCCATCATGGATGAAGGAGCAAATCTGAAGCTGTTTTATCGTATGGATGGTGCATTGCTGGGAAGTGCGGACATAGCTATAAAAAAGGCAAAGACCTCCCGCCTTTTTGAGATGAATTCAGAAAAACTGGGAGAATTGTCCCAGCCCGGGGAAAGCTTGTTCAATGTGGAACACTCCAATGGGGGATTAATATCATTTGCCGGTGGTTTGGTATTAAAAAACAAAAACGATACAATCATTGGTTCAATAGGTGTTTCCGGCGGCACCGTAGCAAAGGATTTTGAGGTCGCCAATGCCGGATCACAAGCATTATTAAACAACAAGTACAATTTATAG
- a CDS encoding alpha/beta hydrolase produces the protein MIIHNEPVVQAGKSLQEAKNVLIMVHGRGDSAQSFVHLAKELDIPGDFAIIAIQAVGNTWYPYSFLAPVSQNEPQLTQSLDGLKEVYDNLMELDFVAENMFFLGFSQGACLALEFCARHAKKYGGVIAFTGGLIGSEINATDYRGEFENTPIFIGSSDVDPHVPLLRIEQSETILKTMGGHVIKKIYPGMGHTINQDEIQMANLILNKSLKK, from the coding sequence ATGATAATACATAATGAACCCGTTGTACAAGCAGGAAAATCCCTTCAAGAGGCAAAAAATGTCCTGATAATGGTGCATGGTCGTGGAGATTCGGCACAATCGTTCGTACACTTGGCAAAAGAACTTGATATTCCTGGGGATTTTGCCATAATCGCAATACAGGCCGTAGGAAATACATGGTACCCCTACAGTTTTTTGGCTCCTGTTTCCCAGAATGAACCACAGCTCACACAAAGTTTGGATGGCCTGAAAGAGGTGTATGACAATCTCATGGAACTAGATTTTGTCGCCGAGAACATGTTCTTTCTCGGGTTTTCTCAGGGTGCTTGCCTAGCCCTTGAGTTTTGCGCACGTCATGCCAAAAAATACGGAGGGGTAATCGCTTTCACAGGTGGGCTTATCGGCAGCGAAATCAATGCTACGGATTACAGGGGTGAATTTGAAAACACCCCAATATTTATTGGCTCCAGTGACGTCGATCCACACGTTCCCCTTCTTCGGATTGAGCAAAGCGAAACGATTCTAAAAACGATGGGGGGCCATGTAATCAAAAAGATTTATCCTGGAATGGGACATACCATCAATCAGGATGAAATACAAATGGCCAACCTTATACTCAACAAATCACTGAAAAAATAA
- a CDS encoding aldehyde dehydrogenase family protein, with protein MEKSIKVVSPYDLKEIKELPLISSEDLEPILKTAHELFSDRSNWLPPYRRIEVLEKAALLMSERLEMITQLTISEGGKPYKDCKAEVLRAIKGVKLAAAHISQLKGEQVPMALTQATRNRLSFTTKEPIGVVAAVSAFNHPLNLAIHQIATAVAAGCPVIFKPAMTTPLSSLAFAEILKEAGLPEGWLQVVLCDREVAEQMVTDARINFFTFIGSANVGWYLKSKLSPGTRCALEHGGAAPVIVESDADFEEMIPDLVKGSFYHAGQVCVSVQRIYVHEGILESFVEAFAAATAQLKVGNPLEHTTDVGPLITPKEVDRIETWVNEALSEGAELILGGERISQTLFQPTILLNPSERSKVSQQEIFGPVVCIYTYKNRDEAIQRANALEVHFQAAVFTKNVDVALDTVKKLNATAVMVNDHTAFRADWMPFGGRDASGIGMGGISHTIEEMTRTKLTVFKSKYI; from the coding sequence ATGGAAAAAAGCATAAAAGTAGTATCCCCATACGATTTAAAAGAAATCAAAGAATTGCCGCTAATAAGCAGTGAAGATCTTGAGCCTATTCTAAAGACTGCACACGAATTATTTAGTGACCGGTCCAATTGGCTTCCACCCTACAGGCGCATCGAAGTACTGGAAAAGGCTGCTTTACTGATGAGTGAGCGTCTGGAAATGATAACTCAACTCACGATAAGTGAAGGAGGGAAACCATATAAAGATTGTAAAGCAGAGGTGCTTAGGGCCATTAAAGGAGTTAAGTTGGCCGCAGCGCATATTTCCCAGTTAAAGGGAGAGCAGGTGCCAATGGCACTTACGCAAGCCACACGTAACAGGTTGTCCTTTACCACAAAGGAGCCCATTGGCGTTGTGGCCGCAGTCAGTGCTTTTAACCATCCGCTCAATTTGGCCATACATCAGATAGCTACAGCTGTGGCAGCAGGCTGTCCGGTAATCTTTAAGCCAGCCATGACCACTCCTTTATCGAGTTTGGCTTTTGCAGAAATATTGAAAGAGGCTGGATTGCCCGAGGGGTGGCTGCAGGTGGTGCTTTGTGACAGGGAAGTCGCAGAGCAAATGGTTACAGATGCCAGAATTAATTTTTTCACGTTTATAGGTTCGGCCAATGTAGGGTGGTACCTTAAAAGTAAATTATCCCCCGGAACACGATGTGCACTTGAACATGGAGGGGCTGCACCTGTTATTGTGGAAAGCGATGCCGATTTTGAAGAGATGATTCCCGATTTGGTGAAAGGTAGTTTCTACCACGCAGGTCAGGTCTGTGTGTCCGTGCAGCGTATTTATGTCCATGAAGGAATTTTGGAGTCTTTTGTTGAGGCCTTTGCTGCAGCAACAGCCCAGTTAAAAGTTGGAAATCCTTTAGAGCATACTACTGATGTCGGCCCACTCATAACCCCTAAAGAAGTGGATCGAATCGAAACATGGGTGAATGAAGCACTTTCGGAAGGAGCCGAGTTAATTTTAGGCGGGGAGCGAATTTCACAAACGCTTTTCCAACCCACTATTTTGTTGAATCCATCGGAGCGTTCAAAAGTTTCACAGCAGGAAATTTTTGGACCGGTGGTATGTATCTATACGTATAAAAATCGTGATGAAGCCATCCAACGAGCAAATGCTTTGGAGGTACATTTTCAGGCAGCGGTGTTTACAAAGAATGTGGATGTTGCCCTGGATACCGTAAAGAAATTAAATGCAACTGCCGTGATGGTGAATGACCATACAGCATTCAGAGCTGATTGGATGCCTTTTGGAGGAAGAGATGCCTCAGGTATCGGAATGGGAGGTATATCACATACCATTGAGGAAATGACGAGAACCAAACTGACCGTTTTTAAAAGTAAATATATATAG
- a CDS encoding LytR/AlgR family response regulator transcription factor produces the protein MKKSIDVLILEDEKLNSDRVERLLSEIRKDVKVVGVLPSIKKSVEWFAINKDPDLVLMDVKLADGSSFDIFDQVDIGSPVVFTTAYDEYAIKAFKYKSVDYLLKPVDKEELASALLKFDSMSQKSHLGKPVIEELIAQVRPKKYRNRFLIPHRDTYKKVDVADIAFIHSFESTSYIYLFSGEKMSVPQTLESLEQELNPDIFFRVNRQYIVHMDSIESVQDHFNGKLKLIIGNNKEGGIMISRTKAPLFKAWLEY, from the coding sequence ATGAAGAAAAGCATAGATGTATTGATCTTGGAAGATGAAAAATTGAATTCAGACCGAGTGGAGAGACTTCTGTCCGAAATCAGAAAGGACGTTAAGGTCGTTGGCGTATTGCCCAGTATAAAAAAGTCGGTGGAATGGTTTGCAATCAATAAAGATCCGGATCTGGTGTTGATGGATGTGAAGTTGGCCGATGGATCGAGTTTTGATATTTTTGACCAAGTGGATATCGGAAGCCCTGTGGTCTTCACCACGGCCTATGACGAATATGCGATCAAGGCATTCAAGTACAAAAGTGTTGATTACCTGCTCAAACCAGTTGACAAAGAAGAATTGGCATCTGCATTGTTGAAGTTTGATAGTATGTCCCAAAAATCTCATCTGGGAAAACCTGTCATTGAGGAATTGATTGCCCAGGTTCGGCCTAAAAAATACAGGAACCGCTTTTTGATACCCCATCGTGACACCTACAAAAAAGTGGATGTGGCAGATATTGCCTTTATCCACTCTTTTGAAAGCACCTCTTATATCTATTTGTTCAGCGGGGAAAAAATGAGTGTGCCCCAAACCTTGGAGTCCTTGGAGCAAGAATTGAATCCCGATATATTTTTTAGGGTCAACCGCCAGTACATTGTCCATATGGATTCCATTGAAAGCGTCCAGGATCACTTCAATGGCAAATTGAAACTCATTATAGGAAACAATAAAGAGGGAGGTATCATGATCAGTAGGACCAAGGCACCTTTGTTCAAGGCATGGTTGGAGTATTGA
- a CDS encoding sensor histidine kinase, with amino-acid sequence MRLLSNLSFCLVMVVISIQIDKILDKNISWMAHPWRRLLFQTLFQILGALIVVCLAVIISSAFKDSFETSPPLIQIKEGIYILLSIVLLSLVISSLNTGAYLLGNWKGAAMKAMEYKLKAAQNRQLVSELELQALKLQLDPHFVFNNLSALSELVLKDQRLGYEYTENFTKVYRYLLVNSKKKLIYLSEEMEFLKAYQFLIKHRMGKGCQIQVNIEKTKLGLRIPPMTLQLLIENAIKHNRIEENDPLVINVQLNDGNELEISNNVLPLTREIDSTKMGLENINARYALIGGSKPVIEKSHEVFKVKISLFQ; translated from the coding sequence ATGAGACTGTTAAGCAATCTTTCGTTTTGTTTGGTCATGGTGGTGATAAGTATTCAAATAGATAAGATATTGGACAAAAATATTTCATGGATGGCACATCCATGGCGACGTTTATTGTTCCAAACCCTGTTCCAAATACTGGGGGCGCTCATAGTGGTATGCTTGGCTGTGATCATTTCCTCGGCCTTCAAGGATTCCTTTGAGACAAGCCCTCCCCTTATCCAAATTAAGGAGGGTATTTATATATTGTTGTCCATTGTGTTGTTATCATTGGTCATCAGTTCATTGAACACAGGGGCCTATTTGCTGGGAAATTGGAAAGGTGCGGCAATGAAGGCCATGGAATATAAGTTAAAGGCGGCACAAAATCGTCAATTGGTCTCAGAGTTGGAACTTCAGGCCCTCAAACTACAGCTTGACCCCCATTTTGTTTTCAACAACCTGAGCGCTCTTTCGGAATTGGTGCTAAAGGACCAAAGATTGGGATATGAGTATACGGAAAACTTTACCAAGGTGTACCGCTATTTGTTGGTCAATTCCAAAAAGAAATTGATTTATCTCTCCGAGGAAATGGAATTTCTCAAGGCATATCAATTTCTTATCAAGCACCGAATGGGTAAAGGGTGCCAAATTCAAGTAAATATTGAAAAAACCAAACTAGGTCTCAGGATTCCACCCATGACCTTGCAACTGCTCATTGAGAATGCAATAAAGCACAATCGCATAGAGGAAAACGATCCTTTGGTCATAAATGTTCAATTGAACGATGGCAATGAACTGGAGATATCCAATAACGTATTGCCATTGACAAGGGAAATAGACTCTACAAAGATGGGACTTGAAAATATAAACGCCCGTTATGCCCTAATAGGAGGGAGCAAGCCTGTCATTGAAAAAAGCCATGAGGTATTTAAAGTAAAAATTTCACTGTTTCAATGA
- a CDS encoding putative quinol monooxygenase translates to MENQKNVHVFATWQVKEGHIDTVLNVLKTVREESLKEHGNLFYTVQQSNTDTNTLILFEGYRNEAAVEEHRNTSHFQDLLLGQIVPLLANREIVLTTPIA, encoded by the coding sequence ATGGAAAATCAAAAAAACGTACATGTTTTTGCAACATGGCAGGTTAAAGAAGGGCATATAGATACTGTTTTAAATGTATTGAAAACGGTCAGGGAAGAAAGTTTAAAAGAGCATGGGAATCTGTTTTATACCGTTCAACAAAGCAATACGGATACCAATACGCTGATTCTTTTCGAAGGATATCGTAATGAAGCGGCCGTTGAAGAACACAGGAACACTTCACATTTTCAAGACTTGTTACTGGGACAGATAGTCCCCTTATTGGCCAATAGGGAAATTGTATTGACCACGCCGATAGCCTAA
- a CDS encoding ring-cleaving dioxygenase codes for MDYKVKGLHHVTAIAGNAQRNFDFYTKILGLRLVKKTVNFDDPGTYHFYFGNEKGEPGTLLTFFPWDGITTGRRGTGQATETAFSVPEGSFDFWMERFENENVIYNKPSKRFDEEYLVFIDPDGLKLELVSVAGDNRSPYTTEEIDHTKSIRGLHAVTLTLEGYEKTASILTELFDYEQTHEQVNRFRFESRNVKDAGIIDLVCLPEERRGMVAGGSVHHIAFRVENTAVQQHFRDKLVERGLNVTPEVNRDYFKSIYFREPGGILFEIATDDPGFTVDEPLEKLGTSLKLPQMYEVKRKDIEAILPRIEE; via the coding sequence ATGGACTATAAAGTAAAAGGGTTGCACCACGTAACCGCCATTGCAGGAAACGCACAACGTAATTTTGACTTTTACACGAAGATTTTGGGCTTGCGTCTGGTAAAAAAGACCGTTAATTTTGATGATCCGGGTACCTATCATTTCTATTTTGGAAATGAAAAGGGCGAACCGGGCACCTTGCTTACTTTCTTTCCATGGGATGGCATCACTACGGGGAGACGCGGGACGGGACAGGCTACTGAAACGGCATTCAGTGTGCCGGAAGGCTCTTTTGATTTTTGGATGGAACGCTTTGAAAACGAAAATGTGATTTATAACAAGCCGTCAAAACGGTTCGATGAAGAATATTTGGTGTTCATCGATCCAGACGGTTTGAAACTGGAGCTGGTCTCTGTAGCAGGAGACAATCGCAGCCCTTATACCACAGAGGAAATCGATCATACCAAATCCATACGGGGATTGCACGCAGTTACCCTTACATTGGAAGGATATGAAAAAACAGCATCCATTCTAACGGAACTGTTTGACTATGAACAGACCCATGAGCAGGTAAACCGCTTCCGCTTTGAATCACGTAACGTCAAAGATGCAGGTATCATCGATTTGGTCTGCCTTCCAGAAGAACGTCGCGGAATGGTGGCGGGAGGAAGCGTTCACCATATTGCCTTTCGGGTTGAAAATACAGCTGTGCAGCAACACTTTCGTGATAAACTGGTCGAACGTGGTTTGAATGTAACGCCTGAAGTAAATAGGGATTACTTTAAATCCATCTATTTCCGTGAGCCTGGCGGTATTTTATTTGAAATCGCGACCGACGACCCCGGTTTTACTGTGGATGAACCCTTGGAAAAATTGGGAACCAGTTTGAAACTTCCCCAAATGTATGAGGTAAAAAGAAAAGATATTGAAGCGATACTTCCAAGAATTGAGGAATGA
- a CDS encoding SDR family oxidoreductase: MENNITNKVIVITGASSGLGEETAKYLAKKGAMVVLGARREDRLEKIVSEITSEGGKAVYKATDVTVKSQVQALIDLALSTYNRIDVVINNAGIMPIAPISEVRTDEWDQMIDINIKGVLYGIAAALPIFQEQQSGHFINLGSVAGIKVFSPGGTVYSGTKYAVRAITDGLRHEIGGNIRATTIEPGAVDSELKFSTNHEESSKGVKEFYQIAIPAASVARAIAFAIEQPADVDINEIVMRPTQQEF, translated from the coding sequence ATGGAAAACAACATCACAAACAAAGTAATTGTAATTACAGGAGCCAGTAGTGGCCTTGGAGAAGAAACAGCCAAATATCTGGCTAAAAAAGGAGCGATGGTAGTACTGGGTGCTCGACGCGAAGATAGGTTGGAAAAGATAGTAAGTGAAATTACTTCTGAAGGAGGAAAGGCAGTATATAAGGCAACCGACGTGACCGTAAAGTCCCAAGTACAGGCCCTTATAGATTTAGCACTGAGCACATACAACCGTATTGATGTAGTTATCAACAACGCAGGTATTATGCCTATTGCCCCGATATCGGAAGTTCGTACCGATGAGTGGGATCAAATGATAGATATCAATATAAAAGGTGTGCTGTATGGCATCGCTGCTGCATTGCCCATTTTCCAGGAACAACAGTCGGGTCATTTTATCAATCTGGGTTCGGTTGCGGGAATCAAGGTCTTCAGTCCGGGGGGAACCGTTTACAGTGGAACCAAATATGCCGTAAGGGCGATTACGGATGGATTAAGACACGAAATTGGAGGGAACATCCGTGCTACGACCATAGAGCCCGGAGCAGTGGATTCTGAATTAAAATTCAGTACAAACCATGAAGAAAGCTCTAAAGGGGTTAAAGAGTTCTATCAGATCGCTATTCCGGCTGCTTCGGTAGCAAGAGCTATCGCCTTTGCCATTGAACAACCTGCCGATGTTGATATCAATGAAATAGTGATGAGACCGACCCAACAGGAATTTTAA
- a CDS encoding MFS transporter, producing MFSFTNSSLKTASTKTDIFPILLVNFIGILGYSIVVPILIFIVTDFGGNGFIYGILGAMYPLFQFLGAPILGRFSDRIGRKKVLIISQAGTFLAWTLFLLAFTLPELELWSQDSNIAGQYTMTLPLLTIFFARMLDGFTGGNISVANAYMSDISTDQNRKENFGKMAASTNLGFVLGPAFAGLLASTYFEEVLPLFIAALISLVAIFVIKLRLKESVPGIVDSMNVSLKGIRKFFQVEHKDCYVEGKPESNPKNLASWKFVVGIPHIPLLFSIYFITFFSFSLFYASLPIYANTILEWSAIDLGIFFAYFSLIMVIVEGPILSRLSKKITDYVLVLFGSLLLGISFLCLSFSNTALLYVAITILSIGNGLMWPSFLSILSSTGPKSMQGAIQGYGASMGSLASMLGLIVGGILFEIIGTYVFISGGLVFFIITFLILTHFYKNRREGLCPKDKLWGDTLIGNDFN from the coding sequence ATGTTTTCATTTACCAATTCATCATTAAAGACAGCATCCACTAAGACTGACATCTTTCCAATTCTACTTGTTAATTTCATTGGAATTCTTGGATACAGCATTGTCGTTCCCATATTGATTTTTATAGTCACTGATTTTGGTGGAAATGGTTTTATATATGGCATTTTGGGGGCCATGTATCCGCTATTCCAATTCTTGGGAGCTCCGATTTTGGGAAGGTTTTCTGATCGCATAGGTCGAAAAAAAGTCCTCATTATTTCACAAGCGGGAACCTTTTTGGCATGGACACTCTTTCTACTTGCCTTTACGCTGCCTGAATTGGAGTTATGGTCTCAAGATTCGAACATTGCAGGCCAATACACGATGACCCTACCGCTATTGACCATTTTTTTTGCTCGGATGCTTGACGGTTTCACCGGCGGCAACATTTCGGTGGCCAATGCCTATATGTCTGATATTTCAACAGATCAGAACAGGAAAGAAAATTTTGGCAAAATGGCAGCATCGACCAATCTGGGGTTTGTTTTGGGACCTGCATTCGCCGGTTTATTGGCCAGTACATACTTTGAGGAAGTATTGCCCTTATTTATAGCGGCCCTAATTTCTTTGGTAGCCATCTTCGTCATTAAACTTAGATTAAAAGAAAGTGTACCCGGGATAGTCGACTCGATGAATGTTTCTTTGAAAGGTATTCGAAAATTCTTTCAAGTGGAGCACAAAGATTGTTATGTGGAGGGAAAACCAGAATCAAACCCTAAAAATTTGGCGAGCTGGAAATTCGTAGTTGGCATACCTCATATTCCTTTACTTTTTTCCATCTATTTTATCACTTTTTTTTCCTTTAGTCTTTTTTACGCAAGTCTTCCGATTTATGCAAATACCATTTTGGAATGGTCGGCCATCGACCTTGGTATTTTTTTTGCGTATTTCAGCCTGATCATGGTTATAGTGGAGGGGCCAATCTTGTCCAGATTATCAAAAAAAATCACCGATTATGTATTGGTCCTTTTTGGTTCCCTATTATTGGGAATAAGTTTTTTGTGCCTTTCCTTTAGCAATACCGCACTACTGTATGTAGCAATTACGATCTTGTCCATAGGCAATGGTCTTATGTGGCCAAGCTTCCTTTCCATTCTGTCCAGCACCGGTCCGAAATCCATGCAGGGTGCAATTCAAGGCTATGGAGCCTCTATGGGGAGCTTAGCAAGTATGTTGGGGCTGATCGTAGGAGGAATTCTTTTCGAGATCATCGGAACTTATGTTTTTATCTCCGGAGGTTTGGTGTTTTTCATCATCACATTTTTGATACTGACACATTTTTATAAAAACCGCAGGGAAGGACTATGTCCAAAGGATAAACTCTGGGGCGATACTTTAATAGGGAATGATTTTAATTAA
- a CDS encoding NAD(P)H-binding protein, whose protein sequence is MNILVVGASGRVGLNLVKLLLANGHTVIGTSRSKGSVLKHDKYSQIELDLTDELEIIKNKIPDTVEAIYFVSGSRGKNLLQIDLHGAVKTMQAAEFKGIERYVMLSAIHSLSPEKWQEEELESLTDYYLSKHYADLYLMQQTKLNYTILQPGALTETKGSGLIALNVVHHKENAIENVAETLSKLLNSANTYQKVISMHDGDVPIQQAIDNL, encoded by the coding sequence ATGAATATATTAGTCGTAGGTGCCAGCGGACGTGTTGGCCTAAATCTGGTTAAATTATTACTGGCAAATGGTCATACCGTAATCGGTACATCCAGAAGTAAGGGCAGTGTATTGAAACATGATAAGTATTCACAAATTGAATTGGATCTTACCGATGAACTGGAAATAATTAAAAATAAAATACCCGATACCGTAGAGGCCATATATTTTGTTTCAGGCTCCAGGGGTAAAAATTTGCTTCAAATAGATTTGCATGGCGCAGTAAAAACAATGCAGGCAGCAGAATTTAAAGGTATTGAGCGTTATGTCATGCTAAGTGCCATTCATTCCCTGTCACCTGAAAAATGGCAAGAAGAAGAACTTGAAAGCCTTACAGATTATTATCTGTCTAAACATTATGCAGACCTCTATTTAATGCAACAGACAAAATTAAACTATACCATTTTACAACCGGGAGCCTTAACTGAGACCAAAGGCTCAGGCTTGATAGCATTGAATGTGGTTCACCATAAGGAAAATGCTATTGAAAATGTAGCGGAAACACTTTCAAAATTATTGAATAGTGCCAACACGTATCAAAAAGTGATAAGTATGCACGATGGAGATGTTCCGATACAGCAAGCGATCGATAATTTATAA